A window of Ruania suaedae contains these coding sequences:
- a CDS encoding extracellular solute-binding protein, translating into MRRRLMAAATATATGLTLVACSPDEGSAADEGDSPEGPITIDYWAWGTAQQPMVDAWNEANPDIQVVHTDAGGGGDSSAKLVTATRAENAPDVALVEYNTLPAMIVAGVAADISEYTGDLEGEYAPGVWSQATFDGASYGVPQDAGPMAMTYNQARFDELGVEVPTTWEEFAVAAEQVRDADPDTYIATFAPGEFGGFAGFAQQAGAEWWSVDGDAWTVGIDSEASLEVADYWQDLIDRDLVLAEPLLTPEWNAALNAGEILAWPAGLWAAGVLYGIAEPMAGEWAMAPLPQWEEGDPSVAFQGGSAVVVTTSAEQAEAASEFAAWMASEEAAAIQIEQGQYPASLSGQQLTLDSEPPLLMPQQEDYWQVAAEIAANTVPDISWGPNVNVASSAFQDAMASAIENDTPLSEALATTQDVVVEDMETAGFTVTSD; encoded by the coding sequence ATGCGCAGACGCCTCATGGCCGCAGCAACGGCGACCGCGACGGGCCTCACCCTCGTCGCCTGTTCCCCGGACGAGGGGTCCGCGGCCGACGAGGGCGACTCCCCGGAGGGCCCGATCACCATCGACTACTGGGCGTGGGGCACCGCCCAGCAGCCCATGGTGGACGCGTGGAACGAGGCCAACCCGGACATCCAGGTGGTACACACCGATGCCGGTGGTGGCGGGGACTCGTCCGCGAAGCTGGTCACCGCGACCCGCGCGGAGAACGCCCCGGATGTGGCACTCGTGGAGTACAACACGCTGCCCGCGATGATCGTGGCCGGCGTGGCCGCTGACATCAGCGAGTACACGGGCGACCTGGAGGGCGAGTACGCCCCGGGGGTCTGGAGCCAAGCCACCTTCGACGGTGCCAGCTATGGCGTGCCGCAGGACGCCGGGCCGATGGCGATGACCTACAACCAGGCCCGCTTCGATGAGCTCGGGGTCGAGGTCCCGACTACCTGGGAGGAGTTCGCGGTGGCGGCCGAACAGGTCCGCGACGCCGATCCGGACACCTACATCGCCACCTTCGCCCCGGGCGAGTTCGGCGGATTCGCCGGCTTCGCCCAGCAGGCCGGGGCCGAGTGGTGGAGCGTGGACGGCGATGCCTGGACCGTCGGCATCGATAGCGAGGCCTCGCTCGAGGTCGCCGACTACTGGCAGGACCTGATCGACCGTGACCTCGTGCTCGCCGAGCCGCTGCTCACCCCGGAGTGGAACGCCGCGCTCAACGCCGGCGAGATCCTCGCCTGGCCCGCGGGACTGTGGGCGGCCGGAGTGCTCTACGGGATCGCCGAGCCGATGGCCGGCGAGTGGGCCATGGCCCCGCTGCCCCAGTGGGAGGAGGGTGACCCGTCGGTGGCCTTCCAGGGTGGGTCCGCCGTGGTGGTGACCACCTCGGCCGAGCAGGCCGAAGCCGCGTCCGAGTTCGCCGCGTGGATGGCGAGCGAGGAAGCAGCCGCGATCCAGATCGAGCAGGGGCAGTACCCCGCCTCGCTCAGCGGTCAGCAGCTCACCCTCGACTCCGAGCCGCCGTTGCTCATGCCCCAGCAGGAGGACTACTGGCAGGTCGCCGCCGAGATCGCCGCGAACACCGTCCCGGACATCAGCTGGGGGCCGAACGTGAACGTGGCCTCGAGCGCCTTCCAGGACGCGATGGCCTCCGCCATCGAGAACGACACGCCACTGAGCGAGGCGCTGGCCACGACGCAGGACGTCGTGGTCGAGGACATGGAGACCGCCGGCTTCACGGTCACCTCCGACTGA
- a CDS encoding carbohydrate ABC transporter permease, whose protein sequence is MSTVTEQTPRRRRRWVAPYGFLLPAGLLYLAFLAIPIGYAVYLSFRGLRVSGGGPFGVQEETWVGFQNYVATFTDPEFLAGFGRLAIYGIIAVPVTLGLALTFALLLDLPRVAGARFARTAIFIPYAVPGVIASLLWGFLYLPSTSPLNYLLRRLGLDPVAVVEGGMLFPSVANIAIWTGVGFNMIILYTSLRGIPGEVYEAARLDGANEWHIAYRIKIPLVGPALVLTGLFALIGTLQVYGEPTTLRPMTNSISQTWVPLMKIYRDAFVRDDLSLAAASSVVLALGTLVVSVVLLRLTQRRSLGVS, encoded by the coding sequence ATGAGCACCGTCACCGAACAGACACCGCGCCGCCGGCGGCGCTGGGTGGCCCCGTACGGCTTCCTGCTGCCGGCGGGTCTGCTGTACCTCGCCTTCCTCGCCATCCCGATCGGCTACGCGGTCTACCTCAGCTTCCGTGGACTGCGGGTCAGCGGCGGCGGGCCCTTCGGGGTGCAGGAGGAGACCTGGGTCGGCTTCCAGAACTACGTGGCCACCTTCACCGACCCGGAGTTCCTCGCGGGATTCGGGCGGCTCGCCATCTACGGCATCATCGCCGTCCCGGTGACACTCGGCCTGGCGTTGACCTTCGCGCTGCTGCTCGACCTCCCCCGGGTGGCCGGCGCCAGGTTCGCCCGCACCGCGATCTTCATCCCGTACGCCGTCCCCGGTGTGATCGCCTCGCTGCTCTGGGGCTTCCTCTACCTGCCCTCGACCAGCCCGCTCAACTACCTGCTGCGCCGGCTCGGCCTGGACCCGGTTGCGGTGGTGGAGGGGGGCATGCTGTTCCCCTCGGTGGCGAACATCGCGATCTGGACCGGTGTCGGCTTCAACATGATCATCCTCTACACCTCGCTGCGGGGGATCCCCGGCGAGGTCTACGAGGCGGCCCGCCTCGACGGTGCCAACGAGTGGCACATCGCCTACCGGATCAAGATCCCGCTGGTCGGCCCCGCACTCGTCCTGACCGGCCTCTTTGCCCTCATCGGCACCCTGCAGGTGTACGGCGAACCCACCACGCTGCGGCCGATGACCAACTCGATCTCCCAGACCTGGGTGCCGCTGATGAAGATCTACCGCGACGCCTTCGTCCGGGACGACCTGTCCCTCGCGGCCGCGTCCTCGGTGGTCCTCGCCCTCGGCACGCTGGTCGTGTCCGTCGTGCTGCTGCGCCTGACCCAGCGGCGCAGCCTGGGAGTGTCCTGA
- a CDS encoding carbohydrate ABC transporter permease — MTATTTLARPVSAAAAPAARSRRRGHVLPTLVLMLGALYCLVPVAWVVIASTKSNSELFTTFTFAPGTGLVENVRDLLAYGGGQYGQWVLNSLLFAGFGAFACTLISTMAGFALAKYSFPGRQLVFYAILGGVLLPGITLAIPQYLLMSEIGLAGSYWSVLLPSLISPFAIYLARVFAGSSVPSDTIEAARIDGANDARIFTAIALPMMIPGMVTIFLLQFVSIWNNFLLPFIMLSDERMYPLTVGLYTLLSKGSGTPSLYSLAIIGAAVAIIPLVVMMLVLQRYWRVDLLSGGIKG, encoded by the coding sequence ATGACTGCCACCACCACGCTCGCACGGCCCGTCTCCGCTGCCGCAGCACCCGCAGCTCGCTCACGACGCCGCGGTCATGTGCTCCCGACGCTGGTGCTGATGCTCGGCGCCCTGTACTGCCTCGTACCGGTCGCCTGGGTGGTGATCGCCTCGACCAAGTCCAACTCGGAGCTGTTCACCACCTTCACCTTCGCCCCGGGAACGGGACTGGTGGAGAACGTGCGCGATCTGCTCGCCTACGGCGGCGGACAGTACGGGCAGTGGGTCCTCAACAGTCTCCTCTTCGCCGGCTTCGGTGCCTTCGCCTGCACACTGATCTCCACCATGGCCGGCTTCGCCCTCGCCAAGTACAGCTTCCCGGGCCGCCAGCTCGTCTTCTACGCGATCCTCGGTGGAGTGCTGCTGCCCGGGATCACCCTGGCCATCCCGCAGTACCTGCTGATGTCCGAGATCGGGCTGGCCGGCTCCTACTGGTCGGTCCTGCTCCCCTCGCTGATCTCACCGTTCGCCATCTACCTGGCCCGCGTCTTCGCCGGATCGTCGGTGCCGAGTGACACCATCGAGGCGGCCAGGATCGACGGCGCGAACGACGCCCGGATCTTCACCGCCATCGCCCTGCCGATGATGATCCCTGGGATGGTCACGATCTTCCTGCTGCAGTTCGTGAGCATCTGGAACAATTTCCTGCTGCCGTTCATCATGCTCTCCGACGAGCGGATGTACCCCCTCACCGTGGGCCTGTACACACTGCTGTCGAAGGGTTCGGGCACCCCATCGCTGTACAGCCTGGCGATCATCGGCGCCGCCGTGGCGATCATCCCGCTGGTGGTGATGATGCTGGTACTGCAGCGCTACTGGAGGGTGGACCTGCTCAGTGGCGGGATCAAGGGCTGA
- a CDS encoding beta-galactosidase produces MTTHAFPTSSFLFGGDYNPEQWPREVWAEDMELMRRAGVNTTTIGVFSWALLEPREGEYDTGWLDEVIDALDAAGVSFFLATPTASPPPWLTRAHPDALPVRPDGSRVLHGSRDTYAISSPAYRDAARRVARMLADRYGHHPRLRGWHVHNEYGTIDHGPHAAAAFRRWLQQRYGNLEALNDAWYTAFWSQHYGEWEDILPPMQTQYLHNPAQVVDFKRFCSDEMLAAYSEQVAEIRDAGSAAPVTTNLMLPTWNHLDQWRWAEQQDLISIDHYLDTTGPDGETHVAYAGDLTRSWAGGPWLLMEQNAVGIREGDRTYVKDPDRMIRNSLGYIARGSQGSLFFQWRASAAGAESWHGALVPHAGPESRGFEATVALGRMLEQIAEVAEPPAEGPLIETEVGIVWDANGWWSLETPHLPNESLDYSAEVRATHRSLWRAGIAAEFVRPDADASRYRVLAVPSLFAMDDATVAWLEDYVRSGGHLVVGAFSGIADEHQRVVLGGYPGRIRELLGVRVEEIWPLAPGETVTLSDGSTVEEWTERMTLTGAQELAAYASGDLAGLPAIARHAVGTGRSTYLSARLRQDARDDFWSRLCAAEGITPEVPDAVGTGLEVVRRRGANGDYVFCLHHGDQVLTVTGPGHDLLTDRPTDGGLVIQPGGVAVVRTSPGTTWRVHAG; encoded by the coding sequence ATGACCACGCACGCCTTCCCCACCTCGTCCTTCCTGTTCGGCGGCGACTACAACCCCGAGCAGTGGCCCCGCGAGGTGTGGGCTGAGGACATGGAGCTGATGCGCCGCGCCGGTGTGAACACCACCACCATCGGGGTGTTCTCCTGGGCTCTGCTCGAGCCCCGCGAGGGCGAGTACGACACCGGCTGGCTGGACGAGGTCATCGACGCCCTCGACGCGGCCGGCGTCTCGTTCTTCCTCGCCACCCCGACGGCGTCCCCTCCCCCGTGGCTGACCCGCGCCCATCCCGACGCCCTGCCGGTGCGCCCGGACGGCAGCCGGGTGCTGCACGGTTCGCGGGACACCTACGCCATCAGCTCCCCGGCCTACCGGGACGCTGCCCGGCGCGTGGCGCGGATGCTCGCCGATCGGTACGGCCACCACCCTCGGCTGCGCGGCTGGCACGTGCACAACGAGTACGGCACCATCGACCATGGCCCGCACGCCGCCGCCGCGTTCCGCCGCTGGCTGCAGCAACGCTACGGAAACCTCGAGGCGCTGAACGACGCGTGGTACACCGCCTTCTGGTCCCAGCACTACGGCGAGTGGGAGGACATCCTGCCGCCGATGCAGACCCAGTACCTCCACAACCCGGCGCAGGTGGTCGACTTCAAGCGGTTCTGCTCGGACGAGATGCTCGCCGCCTACTCCGAGCAGGTGGCCGAGATCCGCGACGCCGGATCGGCAGCCCCGGTGACCACGAACCTCATGCTGCCCACGTGGAACCACCTGGACCAGTGGAGGTGGGCCGAGCAGCAGGACCTGATCTCGATCGACCACTATCTCGACACCACCGGTCCCGACGGCGAGACGCACGTGGCCTACGCCGGTGACCTGACCCGCTCGTGGGCCGGCGGACCGTGGCTGCTGATGGAGCAGAACGCCGTCGGCATCCGCGAGGGCGACCGCACCTACGTCAAGGATCCCGATCGGATGATCCGCAACTCCCTCGGGTACATCGCCCGCGGCTCCCAAGGGTCGCTGTTCTTCCAGTGGCGTGCCTCGGCCGCCGGTGCCGAGTCCTGGCACGGAGCGCTGGTGCCGCACGCAGGTCCCGAGAGCCGCGGATTCGAGGCCACCGTCGCCCTCGGGCGCATGCTCGAGCAGATCGCCGAGGTGGCCGAGCCGCCGGCCGAGGGCCCGCTGATCGAGACCGAGGTCGGCATCGTCTGGGATGCGAACGGCTGGTGGTCGCTGGAGACGCCCCATCTTCCGAACGAATCCCTCGACTACTCGGCCGAGGTCCGCGCCACGCACCGCTCGCTGTGGCGGGCGGGCATCGCGGCCGAGTTCGTCCGGCCGGACGCCGATGCCTCCCGGTACCGGGTGCTGGCCGTCCCCAGCCTGTTCGCCATGGATGACGCCACCGTCGCCTGGCTGGAGGACTACGTGAGGAGCGGAGGGCACCTGGTGGTCGGCGCCTTCAGTGGAATCGCCGACGAGCACCAGCGGGTCGTCCTCGGCGGCTATCCGGGCCGGATCCGGGAGCTGCTCGGGGTGCGCGTCGAGGAGATCTGGCCACTCGCGCCCGGTGAGACCGTCACACTGTCGGACGGTTCCACGGTCGAGGAGTGGACCGAACGCATGACACTGACAGGCGCTCAGGAGCTCGCCGCCTACGCGAGTGGCGACCTGGCGGGCCTGCCGGCGATCGCACGCCACGCCGTCGGGACGGGCCGTAGCACCTACCTCTCGGCTCGCCTACGGCAGGACGCGCGCGATGACTTCTGGTCACGGCTGTGCGCCGCGGAGGGCATCACGCCCGAGGTGCCGGACGCCGTCGGGACGGGCCTGGAGGTGGTGCGCCGGCGCGGCGCGAACGGCGACTACGTGTTCTGCCTGCACCACGGCGACCAGGTGCTCACCGTGACCGGTCCCGGTCATGACCTGCTCACCGACCGGCCCACGGACGGCGGCCTGGTGATCCAGCCCGGCGGGGTCGCCGTCGTCCGCACGTCCCCGGGCACCACCTGGCGTGTTCACGCCGGTTGA
- a CDS encoding N-acetylglucosamine-6-phosphate deacetylase: MVQAVRGRVLTPEQEIGDGVVCWEGERLTFVGAAEQAPTDVAAHLDPAPDQLVLPGLVDVHNHGGGGVSIPAVESGAEAMGAVLEHRRHGTTRMLASLVTASPEVLLARTAVLAELAESGEIEGIHSEGPFLASARCGAQDPAFLSDGDPALVRRMAAAARGHLRTMTVAPEVPGADEVLAALLEAGVLPSIGHTDASAADTRAAVERIVGRLAGTGRRATVTHLFNGMRPLHHREPGPIPVVLAAARRGEVVLELIGDGVHLDPELVRDIVATAGAENVALVTDAMAAAGMADGDYVLGSLDVQVADGVARLVHGGSIAGGTAHLIDVVRLTVAGGVPLVDAVRAASLTPAGVLAGTAEAPVGALRAGYRADVLITDADLQVRRVVRDGAEVRQG; this comes from the coding sequence ATGGTGCAGGCAGTACGCGGGCGTGTGCTCACGCCCGAGCAGGAGATCGGCGACGGCGTCGTGTGCTGGGAGGGGGAGCGGCTCACCTTCGTCGGGGCCGCCGAGCAGGCGCCCACCGATGTGGCCGCCCACCTCGATCCCGCGCCGGATCAGCTCGTGCTGCCCGGGCTCGTGGACGTGCACAACCACGGCGGTGGCGGGGTGAGCATCCCCGCGGTCGAGAGCGGCGCGGAGGCGATGGGTGCGGTGCTCGAGCACCGCCGTCACGGGACCACCCGGATGCTGGCGTCGCTGGTGACGGCCTCCCCGGAGGTCCTCCTGGCCCGCACGGCCGTGCTCGCCGAGCTGGCCGAGTCCGGTGAGATCGAGGGCATCCACTCCGAGGGCCCGTTCCTGGCGTCGGCGCGCTGTGGCGCGCAGGACCCCGCGTTCCTGAGCGACGGCGACCCCGCCCTGGTGAGGCGGATGGCCGCGGCCGCCCGTGGTCACCTGCGCACCATGACCGTGGCCCCCGAGGTCCCCGGCGCCGACGAGGTGCTGGCGGCGCTGCTGGAGGCCGGCGTGCTGCCCTCGATCGGGCACACCGACGCCTCGGCCGCGGACACGCGCGCCGCCGTCGAGCGCATCGTGGGCCGCCTCGCAGGCACGGGGCGCCGTGCCACGGTCACGCACCTGTTCAACGGCATGCGCCCGCTGCACCACCGCGAACCCGGGCCGATCCCGGTGGTGCTGGCCGCCGCCCGCCGGGGGGAGGTCGTGCTGGAGCTGATCGGCGACGGCGTGCACCTGGACCCCGAGCTGGTGCGTGACATCGTCGCCACGGCCGGTGCCGAGAACGTCGCGCTGGTCACCGATGCGATGGCCGCCGCCGGGATGGCGGACGGCGACTACGTGCTCGGCAGCCTGGACGTGCAGGTCGCCGACGGCGTGGCGCGACTGGTCCACGGCGGATCCATCGCCGGCGGGACGGCGCACCTGATCGACGTCGTACGCCTCACCGTGGCCGGGGGAGTCCCGCTCGTGGACGCCGTCCGGGCCGCCTCACTGACCCCGGCCGGGGTGCTGGCCGGCACCGCCGAGGCCCCCGTCGGTGCCCTGCGCGCCGGCTACCGGGCGGACGTGCTGATCACCGATGCCGACCTGCAGGTCCGACGGGTGGTCCGCGATGGCGCCGAGGTCCGGCAGGGATAG
- the nucS gene encoding endonuclease NucS — protein sequence MRIVVAACSVDYSGRLTAHLPLAPRVLMIKADGSVLVHSDGGSYKPLNWMTPPCSVTESEPTPDQREEGVSAVWTVQNSKSDDRLVISLHQVEADHQFELGVDPGLVKDGVEAHLQKLLAEQIALLGDGHALVRREYPTAIGPVDILARGAGGHVAVEIKRRGDIDGVEQLTRYLELLNRDPLLAPVAGVFAAQEIKPQARVLATDRGIRCLVLDYDAMRGIDDVDSRLF from the coding sequence GTGAGGATCGTCGTTGCCGCCTGCTCGGTGGACTACTCCGGCCGGCTGACCGCGCATCTACCGCTGGCGCCTCGGGTGCTGATGATCAAGGCCGACGGCTCGGTCCTGGTCCACTCCGACGGCGGCTCCTACAAGCCGCTGAACTGGATGACCCCGCCCTGCAGTGTCACCGAGTCCGAGCCGACCCCGGACCAGCGCGAGGAGGGTGTTAGCGCGGTCTGGACGGTGCAGAACAGCAAGTCCGACGACCGGCTGGTCATCTCCCTGCACCAGGTCGAGGCCGACCACCAGTTCGAGCTGGGTGTGGACCCGGGCCTGGTCAAGGACGGGGTCGAGGCGCACCTGCAGAAGCTGCTCGCCGAGCAGATCGCGCTGCTCGGCGACGGGCACGCGCTGGTGCGGCGCGAGTACCCGACCGCGATCGGGCCGGTCGACATCCTCGCCCGGGGTGCCGGTGGGCACGTGGCGGTGGAGATCAAGCGCCGGGGGGACATCGACGGGGTCGAGCAGCTGACCAGGTACCTCGAGCTGCTCAACCGTGACCCGCTGCTGGCCCCGGTGGCGGGCGTGTTCGCCGCACAGGAGATCAAGCCTCAGGCCCGGGTGCTGGCCACCGACCGGGGGATCCGGTGCCTGGTGCTCGACTACGACGCGATGCGCGGGATCGACGACGTCGACTCCCGCCTGTTCTGA
- a CDS encoding DUF2550 family protein: MRVAVIAVVVVMIAALVLAALFFWRLHALGRRVGSFECSVHGGSRWVSGIADYTRDHLDFYEVVSLSLRPSRRWARRELDMIARRRRQVHGHPEPVSEARCSYRGEEFVLSAPDGALDGLRSWLEAAPPDHTTSRIV, from the coding sequence ATGAGGGTGGCCGTCATCGCCGTCGTCGTGGTGATGATTGCTGCCCTCGTGCTCGCCGCCCTGTTCTTCTGGCGCCTGCACGCGCTCGGCCGTCGTGTCGGCTCCTTCGAGTGCTCGGTGCACGGCGGTTCCCGCTGGGTGTCCGGGATCGCCGACTACACACGGGACCACCTCGACTTCTACGAGGTGGTCTCGTTGTCGTTGCGCCCCTCCCGGCGCTGGGCGCGGCGTGAGCTGGACATGATCGCCAGGCGCCGCCGGCAGGTGCACGGCCACCCCGAACCGGTCAGTGAGGCGCGGTGCTCCTATCGCGGTGAGGAGTTCGTGCTCTCGGCCCCGGACGGAGCCCTCGACGGGCTGCGTTCCTGGCTGGAGGCTGCACCTCCGGACCACACGACGTCCCGTATCGTGTAG
- a CDS encoding F0F1 ATP synthase subunit epsilon: MPLKVEMVSADRTWWSGEAQSVGAPAADGDLGILPGHQPVLAVLRAGTVRVRPAEGEPVTMDVSGGFLSVDSDDVTIVVDPSTSEDAAGVGES; the protein is encoded by the coding sequence GTGCCGCTGAAGGTGGAGATGGTCTCGGCCGACCGCACCTGGTGGTCGGGCGAGGCGCAGAGCGTCGGCGCACCCGCCGCCGACGGTGACCTGGGGATCCTCCCGGGCCACCAGCCGGTGCTGGCGGTCTTGCGTGCCGGCACGGTGCGGGTACGCCCGGCCGAGGGCGAGCCCGTGACCATGGACGTCAGCGGGGGCTTCCTCTCGGTGGACTCCGACGACGTCACGATCGTCGTGGACCCCAGCACGTCGGAGGACGCTGCCGGCGTAGGCGAGAGCTGA
- the atpD gene encoding F0F1 ATP synthase subunit beta produces the protein MTATASEAPASGAGEPGVGRIARVIGPVLDIEFPPDAIPEMYNALTTRVDLPGQDAYDMTLEVAQHLGDNMVRAIALKPTDGLVRGGEVKDTGAPISVPVGDVTKGKVFNVTGDALNLAEGETLEVTERWPIHRTPPKFDQLESKTQMFETGIKSIDLLTPYVQGGKIGLFGGAGVGKTVLIQEMIYRVAADHGGVSVFAGVGERTREGGDLIDEMDEAGVFDKTALVFGQMDEPPGTRLRVALSALTMAEYFRDVQKQDVLLFIDNIFRFTQAGQEVSTLLGRMPSAVGYQPTLADEMGLLQERITSTRGHSITSLQAIYVPADDYTDPAPATTFAHLDATTELSREIASRGLYPAIDPLASTSRILDPQYVGEEHYRVANQVKAILQKNKELQDIIAILGIDELSEEDKVTVNRARRIEQFLSQNTYMAEKFTGVKGSTVPLSETIEAFSKIAGGEFDHVPEQAFFNIGGLEDLERNAQRLSDEG, from the coding sequence ATGACTGCTACCGCATCCGAGGCACCGGCCAGCGGCGCCGGCGAGCCGGGCGTGGGCCGGATCGCCCGCGTGATCGGCCCCGTGCTGGACATCGAGTTCCCGCCGGACGCCATCCCGGAGATGTACAACGCCCTCACCACCCGGGTGGACCTGCCCGGGCAGGACGCCTATGACATGACGCTTGAGGTCGCCCAGCACCTGGGTGACAACATGGTGCGTGCCATCGCGCTCAAGCCCACCGACGGGCTCGTGCGTGGCGGTGAGGTGAAGGACACCGGTGCGCCGATCTCGGTGCCGGTCGGGGACGTCACCAAGGGCAAGGTCTTCAACGTGACCGGTGACGCTCTCAACCTCGCCGAGGGCGAGACCCTCGAGGTGACCGAGCGCTGGCCGATCCACCGCACCCCGCCGAAGTTCGACCAGCTCGAGTCCAAGACGCAGATGTTCGAGACCGGCATCAAGTCGATCGACCTGCTCACCCCGTACGTGCAGGGTGGCAAGATCGGTCTCTTCGGTGGCGCCGGTGTGGGCAAGACGGTGCTCATCCAGGAGATGATCTACCGCGTGGCCGCCGACCACGGTGGTGTGTCGGTGTTCGCAGGCGTGGGTGAGCGCACCCGTGAGGGCGGCGACCTCATCGACGAGATGGACGAGGCCGGGGTCTTCGACAAGACCGCCCTCGTCTTCGGTCAGATGGACGAGCCGCCGGGCACGCGTTTGCGGGTGGCGCTGTCGGCGCTGACGATGGCGGAGTACTTCCGTGACGTGCAGAAGCAGGACGTGCTGCTGTTCATCGACAACATCTTCCGCTTCACCCAGGCCGGCCAGGAGGTCTCCACGCTGCTGGGCCGCATGCCCTCGGCCGTGGGCTACCAGCCCACGCTGGCCGACGAGATGGGTCTGCTGCAGGAGCGCATCACTTCCACGCGCGGTCACTCGATCACCTCGCTGCAGGCGATCTATGTGCCGGCGGACGACTACACCGACCCGGCCCCGGCAACGACGTTCGCCCACCTCGACGCCACGACCGAGCTCTCCCGTGAGATCGCCTCGCGTGGTCTGTACCCGGCGATCGACCCGCTGGCCTCCACCTCCCGGATCCTGGACCCGCAGTACGTGGGGGAGGAGCACTACCGGGTGGCGAACCAGGTCAAGGCGATCCTGCAGAAGAACAAGGAACTGCAGGACATCATCGCGATCCTCGGTATCGATGAGCTGTCCGAAGAGGACAAGGTCACCGTGAACCGGGCCCGCCGGATCGAGCAGTTCCTCTCGCAGAACACCTACATGGCCGAGAAGTTCACCGGCGTGAAGGGATCGACGGTGCCGCTGAGCGAGACCATCGAGGCCTTCAGCAAGATCGCCGGCGGCGAGTTCGACCACGTGCCCGAGCAGGCCTTCTTCAACATCGGTGGGCTCGAGGACCTCGAGCGCAACGCGCAGAGGCTCAGCGACGAGGGCTGA
- a CDS encoding F0F1 ATP synthase subunit gamma — MGAQQRIYKQRIRSTQTLKKMFRAMELIAASRIGKARDRAVKASPYARAITRAVSAVATHTDIEHPLTSERTDTNRAAVLVVTADRGQAGAYSASVLREAERLRMQLEEEGKEVALYVTGRRGVSFYQFRRREIVRSWTGNSDSPDLETAEEIGTTLLEAFQAPADQGGVAELHVVFTQFRSMVSQEPQVIRLLPLEVVDGVAPAGEKTLPLYEFEPSPEAVLDALLPRYIRSRLFNALLQAAASELAARQRAMNTATKNAEDIIRKYTRLANQARQAEITQEISEIVSGSDALAAS, encoded by the coding sequence ATGGGCGCCCAGCAGCGGATCTACAAGCAGAGGATCAGGTCCACCCAGACCCTCAAGAAGATGTTCCGCGCCATGGAGCTCATCGCCGCCTCCCGGATCGGCAAGGCGCGCGACCGCGCCGTCAAGGCGAGCCCCTATGCGCGGGCCATCACGCGGGCGGTCTCGGCCGTGGCCACCCACACCGACATCGAGCACCCGCTCACCTCCGAGCGCACCGACACCAACCGCGCGGCAGTGCTCGTGGTGACGGCCGACCGTGGCCAGGCCGGTGCGTACTCGGCGTCGGTGCTGCGCGAGGCCGAGCGGTTGCGGATGCAGCTGGAGGAGGAGGGCAAGGAGGTCGCCCTCTACGTCACCGGACGCCGGGGCGTGAGCTTCTACCAGTTCCGCCGCCGGGAGATCGTCAGGAGCTGGACCGGCAACTCCGACAGCCCGGATCTGGAGACAGCCGAGGAGATCGGCACCACGCTGCTCGAGGCGTTCCAGGCGCCGGCCGATCAGGGCGGGGTGGCCGAGCTGCACGTGGTGTTCACGCAGTTCAGGTCGATGGTCTCCCAGGAGCCGCAGGTCATCCGGTTGCTCCCGCTCGAGGTGGTCGACGGCGTCGCCCCTGCCGGGGAGAAGACGTTGCCGCTGTACGAGTTCGAGCCCTCCCCGGAGGCCGTGCTCGATGCGCTCCTGCCGCGCTACATCCGCAGCAGGCTCTTCAATGCGCTGCTGCAGGCCGCCGCCTCCGAGCTGGCGGCGCGGCAGCGGGCGATGAACACGGCGACCAAGAACGCCGAGGACATCATCAGAAAGTACACGCGGCTTGCCAACCAGGCGCGGCAGGCCGAGATCACCCAGGAGATCAGCGAGATCGTCTCGGGTTCCGACGCCCTGGCCGCCAGCTGA